In Lysobacter luteus, a single window of DNA contains:
- the fliJ gene encoding flagellar export protein FliJ produces the protein MTRSQRLDPLLRVKQQRQDDVAREVAERDRTLAEQEQRLDALRRYAAEYSAPAATITNPALLANRLAFRERLDAAVAQQSRVVDDTRQHCDVERARLMLASRETHVLEKLSASYRAEESRVAEQRVQRELDDLGARRVRNGAGGGDGEVPA, from the coding sequence ATGACGCGATCGCAACGGCTCGACCCGCTGCTGCGGGTCAAGCAGCAACGCCAGGACGATGTTGCCCGCGAGGTCGCCGAGCGCGACCGCACCCTGGCCGAGCAGGAGCAGCGGCTGGATGCGCTGCGTCGCTACGCCGCCGAGTATTCCGCGCCCGCCGCCACCATCACCAACCCGGCGCTGCTGGCCAACCGCCTCGCCTTCCGCGAGCGGCTGGACGCGGCGGTCGCGCAGCAGAGCCGCGTGGTCGACGACACCCGCCAGCACTGCGACGTCGAGCGTGCACGCCTGATGCTGGCCAGCCGGGAGACCCACGTGCTGGAAAAGCTGTCGGCCAGTTATCGCGCCGAGGAGTCCCGCGTGGCCGAGCAGCGCGTGCAGCGTGAGCTGGACGACCTGGGCGCGCGCCGTGTGCGAAACGGGGCGGGCGGTGGCGACGGCGAGGTGCCGGCGTGA